A stretch of Cydia splendana chromosome 7, ilCydSple1.2, whole genome shotgun sequence DNA encodes these proteins:
- the LOC134792059 gene encoding venom allergen 5-like: protein MMSLVLFVLGGLLATTEGCGIGKQMITSGGLTALEKQSIVDAHNRLRQSIALGQVSSQPPAANMMEMVWDEELAATAQRWADQCTPAHDRAAQRDVGRFPVGQNLAATWTTRPPSDPKDSQPDFMRQIKAWFDEVRIYGFQPISGGHGTGHYSQLVWGETSHVGCGFTFFYDNARGYTKLYVCNYGPGGNVIGANPYEKGYPACSTYGLADSRKYSGLCATSSFTASSSYQTVDNVNVIPDSTGNTQAFNYQYSNQFSNQFSNQFSNQYQYQYQQPTFYQTETQTSTYRPFISLFKSASNLFTQPKSRGFRFGTVYL, encoded by the exons aTGATGTCCTTAGTGTTGTTTGTTTTGGGAGGGCTCCTTGCAACGACAGAGGGTTGCGGCATTGGAAAGCAGATGATAA CGTCGGGCGGATTGACGGCACTCGAGAAGCAAAGCATCGTGGACGCGCACAACCGCCTTCGACAGAGCATCGCGCTGGGTCAGGTCTCTAGCCAGCCGCCGGCAGCTAATATGATGGAAATG gtGTGGGATGAAGAGTTAGCAGCAACCGCGCAACGTTGGGCTGACCAATGCACGCCCGCGCACGACCGCGCCGCGCAACGCGACGTCGGCAGATTCCCGGTCGGACAGAACCTTGCAGCCACCTGGACCACTCGCCCCCCAAGCGACCCCAAGGACTCTCAGCCTGATTTCATGAGGCAGATCAAGGCCTGGTTTGATGAAGTCCGTATCTACGGATTTCAGCCTATCAGCGGCGGCCACGGCACCGGTCATTACTCTCAG TTGGTATGGGGCGAAACATCGCACGTGGGCTGCGGATTCACGTTCTTCTACGACAACGCAAGAGGCTACACCAAGCTGTACGTCTGCAACTACGGTCCCGGAGGCAACGTAATCGGAGCCAACCCTTACGAGAAGGGGTACCCCGCTTGCAGCACCTACGGACTTGCGGACTCCAGAAAATACTCTGGTCTATGCG CAACCAGCAGTTTCACTGCATCTTCGAGTTATCAAACGGTCGACAATGTCAACGTCATCCCAGACAGCACTGGCAATACTCAAGCCTTCAACTACCAGTACAGCAATCAGTTCAGCAATCAATTCAGCAATCAGTTCAGCAACCAATACCAGTACCAGTACCAGCAACCTACCTTTTACCAAACAGAAACACAGACTTCTACATACAGGCCATTTATCAGCCTGTTCAAGTCTGCATCAAATCTTTTCACTCAGCCTAAATCAAGAGGATTCAGATTTGGTACTGTTTACCTATGA